A single region of the Thermodesulfatator indicus DSM 15286 genome encodes:
- a CDS encoding 3-deoxy-7-phosphoheptulonate synthase: MIVILKPDIDPAGPEVQRILETLHYYQGITTRISGVTGEERKVIEIYVIGDTSKIPDEEIAHLPGVEKVVRVSRKYRLIGRHTMDQEGIGFKYNGLYFSQDTFHIFAGLCAVDTPEHVEMMFAAMKEVGLETARMGVYKPRTNPYSFQGHGRKCLPWLFELAGKYGIRCIAMEVCKESHIDEIFEEWERAGRPTGIMLQIGTRNAQNFELLKAVGSQTEFPVLYKRGMGITIEESLNACEYIASEGNRNIIFCLRGVKTNLGDPHRNLVDFAHVPVIKSQTRLPVCVDPTHSVGRRYFGPDGIQEIFHAAAQGVIAGANMILVEFHPRPEKALCDGPQALTLEELPHFIEDMNIVREAYLQRKDLANRYALQNMAPKVASL, translated from the coding sequence ATGATAGTTATTTTGAAGCCGGATATAGATCCTGCTGGTCCTGAAGTTCAGCGTATTTTGGAGACTCTTCATTATTATCAGGGTATAACCACGCGCATTTCAGGTGTTACCGGAGAGGAGCGCAAAGTTATAGAAATTTATGTAATTGGGGATACTTCTAAAATTCCTGACGAAGAAATTGCCCATTTACCTGGAGTAGAAAAAGTAGTGAGAGTTTCCAGGAAATATCGCTTGATAGGCCGCCATACGATGGACCAAGAGGGAATCGGTTTTAAATACAATGGGCTTTATTTCAGCCAGGATACCTTTCATATTTTTGCCGGGCTCTGTGCGGTGGACACCCCTGAGCATGTGGAAATGATGTTTGCCGCTATGAAGGAAGTAGGCCTTGAAACGGCCCGCATGGGAGTTTATAAGCCTCGCACCAATCCTTATTCCTTCCAGGGCCACGGGCGTAAATGTCTTCCCTGGCTCTTTGAGTTAGCCGGTAAATACGGAATTCGTTGTATTGCTATGGAGGTATGTAAGGAATCTCACATAGACGAAATCTTTGAAGAATGGGAAAGAGCAGGGCGTCCCACTGGTATTATGCTTCAGATTGGTACCCGTAATGCCCAGAATTTTGAGTTGCTGAAAGCCGTAGGCAGCCAGACTGAATTCCCGGTCCTTTACAAAAGGGGTATGGGAATCACCATTGAAGAAAGTCTTAACGCCTGCGAATACATTGCCAGCGAAGGCAACCGAAACATTATATTCTGTTTGCGAGGAGTAAAAACCAATCTTGGAGATCCTCATCGTAACCTGGTAGATTTCGCTCATGTGCCAGTAATAAAGAGTCAAACACGATTGCCTGTTTGTGTTGATCCTACTCACTCTGTTGGAAGACGGTACTTTGGCCCGGATGGTATTCAGGAAATCTTTCACGCGGCGGCTCAAGGAGTAATAGCCGGGGCCAATATGATTCTTGTGGAATTCCATCCTCGTCCGGAAAAGGCCCTATGTGATGGTCCACAGGCCTTGACCCTTGAAGAACTTCCTCATTTTATTGAAGACATGAACATCGTCCGTGAGGCATATTTGCAAAGAAAAGATTTGGCTA